A single Anatilimnocola floriformis DNA region contains:
- a CDS encoding sigma-70 family RNA polymerase sigma factor has translation MQDKSLMSPPTLAGSASWNSETNSEPANPRLNALLHNARQGDRQSIGELLSQYRAYLTMLGAAQFQQRLRPRVSPSDIVQDVMLRAHRHFGQFRGETERELLGWLREILINSLARFVEQHVRAAKRDIRREVSLDNFTAAAGPLPEASPGKAEAPSAAIRLGEQSLLLTELLNQLPEHYREVLVLRNIQGLAFEEVAARLDRSPGATRMLWLRAIEKLRAVYRKADRTDDS, from the coding sequence ATGCAGGACAAATCGCTGATGTCGCCCCCCACGCTAGCAGGATCTGCCTCTTGGAATTCGGAGACGAATTCCGAGCCCGCCAATCCGCGGCTGAATGCCCTGCTGCACAATGCCCGCCAGGGAGATCGGCAGAGCATCGGTGAGCTGCTGTCGCAGTACCGTGCGTATCTGACGATGCTCGGGGCCGCTCAGTTCCAACAAAGATTGCGGCCGCGCGTCAGCCCATCGGACATCGTCCAAGATGTGATGCTGCGGGCCCATCGCCACTTCGGCCAGTTTCGCGGCGAGACCGAGCGCGAGCTTCTCGGCTGGCTCCGCGAAATCCTTATTAACAGCCTCGCCCGGTTCGTCGAACAACATGTGCGCGCCGCGAAGCGTGACATTCGGCGCGAAGTTTCGCTTGATAACTTTACAGCCGCTGCCGGACCACTGCCGGAAGCGTCGCCCGGCAAAGCCGAGGCCCCCAGTGCTGCCATTCGCCTGGGCGAGCAATCGCTGCTGCTGACCGAATTGCTGAACCAATTGCCCGAACATTATCGCGAAGTACTTGTCCTGAGAAATATTCAGGGGCTGGCTTTTGAAGAGGTAGCTGCCCGGCTCGACCGGTCGCCCGGGGCCACACGCATGTTGTGGTTGCGAGCGATCGAAAAACTGCGAGCCGTCTACCGGAAGGCTGATCGAACAGATGATTCCTGA
- a CDS encoding serine/threonine-protein kinase: MKTRAANGSAASDSHASEIDAGERERLAKILDEYLVGLERGEAIEPAELLARHPDMADRLRGYLSGLALFQRELDPPASPLPVLGGAANGTILGDFRLLREIGRGGMGIVYEAVQMSLGRRVAVKLLPLSASVNEKQIARFKHEAQAAAQIDHPHIVPVFAIGQEHITHYFAMQLITGQSLAEMVAELRDEAAVTNAAETLDHVAAVARMGVQAAEALDAAHEIGVVHRDIKPSNLLLDEKGKVWVTDFGVARCKSSDALTETGYVVGSMPYMSPEQALGQSALVDHRTDIYSLGITLYELATLRHPCEGAAHAETAIEHTRAQWQRPRAWNSAIPTDFEVIILKAMSEDRDERYATARELADDLKLFLEGKPILARPLPLSARIEKWARRHRKTVVASLISLSLALVGVVFSLVMIAGERAEKGAALQAARQSNQESEKNFRRAEANFRQTREMLDTFGAQVNEMLANDVPGSEGIRRKLLAKMLPYYRDFAREAANDPSLQADLALTYSKIGNLSEQIGSLEEAEQAYRDAQSIYERLVKSRPRDLQHLRSLALCDNNLGEVLQKRGDLYSAEKQLQRAAAAQTKLVTNATLAGEVRPELATAQVNLGLLFSQKNDKVRAVEHYQVAIQIQESIRKVDPDNEANLNSLAGTYNNLSSLYLPAQPAVAKEWVERAIGLQVALIKAQPGRRNYQSELAVSFNNLGAIHGRMSNWRDAETCFRDAITIQERLTTISPLNNNYQRDLAASFNNLGMTQASAKSFVAAEKSYQAALEIQLELLTALPGDPNICSSLGGIYNNLGIIQLQNEQWEPAEKSFAAAIAQQKIAFARAPAVSRYRESLSKHYYNQATVLRHLDRPAEAAAVTIARRELWPRDQARLQRLAEDLAAICNELPAGEVRQRYQTEVAQTRARASKSKRDASPAGGPRQYSVSSECDEQSIDLEIK, encoded by the coding sequence ATGAAAACCAGAGCTGCGAACGGAAGCGCCGCCAGTGACTCTCACGCCAGCGAAATCGACGCTGGTGAACGAGAGCGGCTGGCCAAAATCCTGGACGAATATCTCGTCGGCCTCGAACGGGGCGAAGCCATCGAGCCCGCCGAGCTGCTCGCTCGCCATCCCGATATGGCCGATCGGCTGCGTGGTTATTTGAGCGGCCTGGCCCTCTTTCAACGCGAGCTCGATCCGCCGGCTTCACCACTGCCGGTTCTCGGCGGTGCTGCCAATGGCACGATCCTCGGCGACTTCCGCCTACTCCGCGAGATCGGTCGCGGCGGCATGGGAATCGTCTACGAAGCAGTGCAAATGTCGCTCGGTCGGCGCGTCGCGGTCAAGCTGTTGCCGCTGTCGGCATCGGTCAACGAAAAGCAGATTGCCCGCTTCAAGCACGAAGCCCAAGCGGCTGCTCAGATCGATCACCCGCACATCGTGCCGGTGTTTGCGATCGGACAAGAACACATCACGCACTACTTCGCCATGCAGCTGATCACCGGTCAGTCGCTGGCCGAAATGGTGGCCGAGCTGCGCGATGAAGCAGCCGTGACCAACGCCGCTGAAACGCTCGATCACGTCGCCGCCGTCGCCCGCATGGGCGTGCAAGCCGCCGAAGCACTCGACGCGGCTCACGAAATCGGCGTGGTCCATCGCGACATCAAACCGTCGAACCTGCTGCTCGATGAAAAGGGCAAAGTCTGGGTTACCGACTTCGGTGTGGCCCGCTGCAAATCGAGCGACGCGCTGACCGAAACCGGCTACGTCGTCGGCAGCATGCCTTACATGAGTCCCGAACAGGCCCTCGGCCAATCGGCGCTCGTGGATCATCGCACCGACATCTATTCGCTGGGTATCACGCTTTACGAACTTGCCACGTTACGTCATCCCTGCGAAGGTGCCGCTCACGCCGAGACTGCCATCGAGCACACACGCGCTCAGTGGCAACGGCCGCGCGCTTGGAACAGCGCAATCCCGACCGATTTCGAAGTCATCATTCTCAAAGCGATGAGCGAGGATCGCGACGAGCGCTACGCCACCGCTCGCGAACTAGCCGATGATCTAAAGCTCTTCCTCGAAGGCAAACCGATCCTGGCTCGGCCGCTGCCGCTCAGCGCTCGCATCGAAAAATGGGCCCGCCGTCACCGCAAAACGGTGGTGGCATCGCTCATTTCTCTGTCGCTCGCGCTCGTCGGCGTGGTCTTCAGCCTAGTGATGATCGCCGGCGAACGGGCCGAAAAGGGCGCCGCCCTGCAAGCCGCCCGGCAGAGCAATCAAGAGTCGGAAAAGAACTTCCGCCGCGCCGAAGCCAATTTCCGGCAGACCCGCGAAATGCTCGATACCTTCGGCGCGCAGGTCAACGAGATGCTGGCCAACGACGTGCCGGGCTCGGAAGGAATCCGCCGCAAGCTGCTCGCCAAGATGCTTCCTTATTATCGCGACTTCGCCCGCGAAGCCGCGAACGATCCTTCGCTGCAGGCCGATCTCGCGCTCACCTACAGCAAGATCGGCAACCTGTCGGAGCAAATCGGTTCTCTGGAAGAAGCCGAGCAAGCCTATCGCGATGCTCAGAGCATTTATGAGCGACTGGTCAAATCACGGCCGCGCGATCTGCAACATCTGCGCAGCTTGGCGCTCTGCGATAACAACCTGGGCGAAGTCCTGCAGAAGCGTGGCGATTTATACTCCGCCGAAAAACAACTGCAACGGGCCGCCGCCGCGCAAACCAAGCTGGTGACCAATGCGACTCTCGCTGGCGAGGTTCGTCCGGAACTGGCAACGGCGCAAGTCAACTTGGGGCTGCTCTTCAGCCAGAAGAACGACAAAGTCCGCGCGGTCGAACATTATCAGGTCGCGATTCAGATTCAGGAATCGATTCGCAAAGTCGATCCCGACAACGAAGCCAATCTGAATAGCCTGGCCGGCACTTACAACAACTTGAGCTCGCTCTACTTGCCCGCTCAGCCCGCTGTGGCCAAGGAGTGGGTCGAACGCGCGATCGGCCTGCAAGTGGCCCTGATCAAGGCTCAGCCCGGCCGACGGAACTATCAAAGCGAACTAGCCGTCAGCTTCAATAACCTGGGCGCGATTCACGGCCGCATGTCGAACTGGCGTGATGCTGAGACGTGCTTCCGCGATGCGATCACGATTCAAGAACGGCTCACAACCATCTCGCCGCTGAACAACAATTATCAGCGTGATCTGGCGGCCTCGTTCAATAACCTGGGCATGACGCAAGCGAGCGCGAAGTCATTTGTTGCGGCCGAAAAGTCTTACCAAGCCGCTCTCGAGATTCAGCTGGAACTCTTGACGGCCCTTCCTGGCGATCCAAATATCTGCAGCAGCCTCGGCGGTATCTACAACAACCTGGGGATCATTCAGCTGCAGAACGAGCAGTGGGAACCAGCCGAAAAGTCGTTTGCCGCCGCAATCGCGCAGCAAAAGATCGCCTTCGCGCGAGCCCCCGCCGTGTCTCGATATCGTGAGTCGCTCAGCAAGCATTACTACAACCAGGCCACGGTGCTGCGACACCTCGATCGCCCCGCCGAAGCGGCCGCTGTGACCATCGCTCGCCGCGAACTGTGGCCACGCGACCAGGCAAGGCTGCAACGGCTCGCCGAAGATCTCGCGGCCATTTGCAACGAGTTGCCAGCCGGTGAAGTGCGGCAGCGGTATCAAACCGAAGTCGCTCAAACCCGAGCCCGGGCCTCGAAGAGCAAACGAGATGCGAGCCCTGCCGGCGGACCGCGGCAGTACAGCGTTTCGAGCGAGTGCGACGAGCAAAGCATCGACTTGGAGATTAAGTGA